DNA sequence from the Devosia lacusdianchii genome:
GGCCATCGTCCAGGCCAACAATCTCAGCTCGCCTGACAAAATCGTTGTCGGCCAGTCGGTGATTATCCCGGGTCGCGCTGACCTCCTGGCGACCAAAGCGCCGACCACCCAGGTTGCGAGCACGACACCGATGGCAGCCCCGGCTCCCGCAGCGCAGACCCTCCCACAGGCAGCGCCCAACGCCCTGCAAACGGCCGCAGCGCCGGCTCCGCTGGCCGCGCCCGTCCAGGCAGCTCCTGCCCAGGCCGCGCCGACACAGGTCGCCAACGTCCCGGCCGCCGAGCCGGTCATGTCCGGTAGCGACAAGTTCCGGTGGCCCGTCAGCGGCCGCGTCCTGGTCGATTTCGCTTCGTCCAAGGGCACCGGCATCAATATCGAGGCCGCCGAAGGCGCAGCCGTGAAGGCGGCCGAGAACGGTACAGTGATCTATGTCGGCTCGGGTGTCGAAGGTTACGGCAACCTGGTGTTGATCCGTCACCCCAACGGCTACGTCTCGGCCTACGCCCACCTCGGTTCGATGAACGTCGCCAAGGGTGCCAATGTTGCCCGCGGCGATACCATCGGCGCGGCCGGCATGACCGGTTCGGTGAACAAGCCACAACTGCATTTCGAGCTGCGCAAAGGCGCGACGCCGGTCGATCCGGTGCCGCTGCTTGCAAGCTGATCACAGCGCAAACTACGAAGTGAGGCCCCCGCGAAAGCGGGGGTTTTGCTTTCGATCACTTGTCGGGCTGAACAGCAGGAATCGCTTGGCCCGCCAAGCTGTCTACCGCAATACTTGTTGGTCGATGATGGGATTCAACATGCGAGCTGGAATGAAAGCATGGCTTGCCGCCGTATCTTCCGCGGCCTTCTCAATTGCGGTTACAACTCCCGCATGGGCAAGCTGCGAAGCCTCCGACCTTTGGGGGGCAGACGACTTCCCGACCCCGGAAGTGGCTTCCACCGTAGACCGGCTGCATTTTCTGGCCCCGCAGTCCGCGGAAACGCCAAACTGCCCCTCTTTGAGCGAAGAATGTCGTCTTCCCGCTTATCTGGTGGCGGGTGACGAGGTTCTCATCACCGAGTTCGGATCGGAGGGACTGGCTTGCGCCCACTACATCTCTGCGACCGGCAAGGTCAGCAGCGGCTGGCTCGATAAATCAAAGCTGGCCGCTTACGGTGACGACTTCGTCGCGTTTGACAGCCCTGAAGCCTATGGCGAATGGGTCAACGCACTCTACGACAGCACCATCACCATCAGCCCCAGCGCCGAAGGCGAGGGGGCCTACGTCCTGGTAGAGGGTGACGCCTCGCGTGGCCCTCCGTCGTACAATATGGGAGCGTTTAGCGGCCCGGCCTACATGTCGGACAACAATCGGCTGGCTGGCTATGAGGACGACCACTATGGCGGCGAGGAGCCGGCAAGTGCGCCTCGAACGCCCATGGACAGCTGTCGTATTCGCTTCCGATTCGCCGGCCATTATCTTCATGTCGACGATAACAACCTGTGCGGTGGCCATGGCGTGACGTTTTCCGGCGTCTACGCCAAGACGCAGCCTTAAGCCGGCTTGCCCATCTCGCCGGCCAGCGTTCGAACCAACTGCACCGCCACGCGACCCGAGCGAGCGCCGCGAGTCGCCGCCCACTCGATCGCCCGCGCCCGCAATGTCTCGTCGTCGATTTCCAGCCCATAATGGTCCGCGTAGGCCCGGACCATGGTCAGGAAAGTCGGCTGATCGCAATTGTGGAAGCCGAGCCACAGTCCGAACCGGTCGGAGAGCGAAACCTTTTCTTCCACGGCCTCGCCCGGATTGATCGCTGTGGAGCGCTCATTCTCGATCATGTCGCGCGGCATCAGGTGCCGCCGGTTGGACGTCGCATAGAACAGCACGTTCTCCGGTCGTCCTTCGAGTCCGCCGTCCAGAATGGTCTTCAGCGACTTGTAGCTGGTCTCGCCGTTGTCAAAACTAAGGTCGTCGCAAAAGATGACGAACCGCGCGCCCTCACGGCCAATGCGACGCATCAGGGCAGGGAGGGTCTCCAGGTCCTCGCGTGCGATCTCGATGAGGATCAGGCGCTGGAAGCCTTCCGCCGTCGCCCGTTCAGCGATGTCGCCGTGGATTGCTTTGACCAGCGAACTCTTGCCCATGCCGCGCGCGCCCCAGAGCAGGGCGTTGTTGGCGCCGTGCCCGCGCGCGAACTGTTCTGTATTGCGCAGCAGTATGTCTTGCACGCGGTCGATACCCTTAAGCATGGCCAGAGGTACGCGGCTCACCGTCGCCACAGGCATCAACACCCCGGCATCGGCATCCCAATGGTAGGCCTCGGCCTCGCCAAGCACCGGAATCGATTTCTCGGCCTTTGGTGCCAAAGCCTTGAGCGATATGGCGATTTCCCCAAGATAAGCGGCGATTTCAGCGAGGTGGTCTTTGCTCTTCAAAACGGGTCGTCCTTCTCATCGGCGCGGCAATTTGCGGCCCCCTGAATGCCTTTGCAATCACGGGGGTGCAAATGTATAGTCCGCGCGATTTTGACTGGGGCGCAAGTGCAGCAAGCCCGATATGCGTCCAGTAGCGTCGCGCGCCGATGCTGGTTTCCCCGGCGCCATCCCTCAACAGACCAAGAAGAAACGAAGGAACTCGCCTCATGTTTGTAACGCCCGCTTTTGCCCAGGCAGCCGGCGCCCCCGCAGCGGGTGGCGGCATCACCGATATCTTCATCCAGCTGATGCCGATTCTTCTTCTGGTGGTGATTTTCTGGTTCCTGATCTTCCGTCCCCAGCAAAAGCGTCTGAAGGCCCAGCAGGCCATGCTCTCTGCCATCAAGCGTGGTGATACCGTGGTCACCACCGGCGGTATCGTCGGCAAGGTTACCAAGGCCGTCGATGGCGAAGACCTCGAGGTCGAGATTGCCACGGGCGTCAAGGTGAAGCTGGTGCGCGGCATGGTTGCTGACGTCCGCTCCAAGGGCGAGCCGGTGAACGACAACAAGCCTGCGTAAGCAGCATCCGTCTATGGCCGGAGCCCACGGGCTCCGGTTTTTTCCTTTCAGGACGTCCCTCTATGCAGTTCTCGCCGATCCGCACCGCCATCATCGCCATCGTTGCTCTCCTGGGCGTGCTCTTTGCCGTTCCGAGCTTCCTCCCGCAGAATGTGCGCGACGCCTGGCCCAGCTTCCTGCCGAAGCAGACAGTGGTGCTGGGGCTCGATCTGCAAGGCGGCTCGCATCTGCTGCTGCAGGTGAACGAAGACGGCATTGTTACCGAGCGTCTGCAGACCCTGCGTCGTGACGTTCGCAACACGCTGGCCAACCAGAATGGCATCGGCAATCTGATCACCACCGATGAGGCGACCCAGTCGCTTACCATCGAGCTGACCGACCCGACCCAGAAAGAAGCGGCCCGCACCGCCATCCAGGCACTGCAGAACACCGTCAGCAATTCGCTGATCTCGGTTGGCGGCGTGCAGGAACTGGCCTTTGGCGAAACGCCCGATGGCAAGCTGACCGTGAGCCTGACGCCCGAAGGTGTCACCGAGCGCATGTCCGCTTTGGTGGCCCAGTCTATCGAAGTTATCCGCAAGCGCGTTGACGAGCTGGGCACCACCGAGCCGTCTATCCAGCGCCAGGGTACCAACCGCGTGCTGGTGCAGGTCCCCGGATTCGGCGATAGCCAGCGCCTCAAGGACATCATTTCGCGCACGGCGCGCCTGACCTTCCACATGGTTTATCCCGGCATGAGTGCCGCCCAGGCGCAGGCCCAGGGCCTGCCCGCCGGCACCATGATCCTGCCTAGCCAGGATGGTGGCGAAGAGCTGCTGTATGAAGACGTCGCGCTCGGTGGCGAGTCGCTTGTCGACGCCCAGCCCAGCTATGACACACAGCGCGCCATGCCGGTCGTGAGCTTCCGCTTCGACACGCGCGGCGCCATCACCTTCGGCCAGATTACCTCGGCCAATGTCGGCCAGCGCTTCGCGATCGTGCTCGACAACACTGTCATCACCGCTCCGCAGATCCAGCAGCCAATCACCGGCGGCACGGGTCAGATCAGCGGCAGCTTCACCACCGCGACCGCCAATG
Encoded proteins:
- a CDS encoding M23 family metallopeptidase, with protein sequence MPSPAALGSLPTNSSVPALASVTATPAAAGGTFKHTIASGESLYTIARRYEVTTQAIVQANNLSSPDKIVVGQSVIIPGRADLLATKAPTTQVASTTPMAAPAPAAQTLPQAAPNALQTAAAPAPLAAPVQAAPAQAAPTQVANVPAAEPVMSGSDKFRWPVSGRVLVDFASSKGTGINIEAAEGAAVKAAENGTVIYVGSGVEGYGNLVLIRHPNGYVSAYAHLGSMNVAKGANVARGDTIGAAGMTGSVNKPQLHFELRKGATPVDPVPLLAS
- the yajC gene encoding preprotein translocase subunit YajC, which codes for MFVTPAFAQAAGAPAAGGGITDIFIQLMPILLLVVIFWFLIFRPQQKRLKAQQAMLSAIKRGDTVVTTGGIVGKVTKAVDGEDLEVEIATGVKVKLVRGMVADVRSKGEPVNDNKPA
- a CDS encoding ATP-binding protein, whose protein sequence is MKSKDHLAEIAAYLGEIAISLKALAPKAEKSIPVLGEAEAYHWDADAGVLMPVATVSRVPLAMLKGIDRVQDILLRNTEQFARGHGANNALLWGARGMGKSSLVKAIHGDIAERATAEGFQRLILIEIAREDLETLPALMRRIGREGARFVIFCDDLSFDNGETSYKSLKTILDGGLEGRPENVLFYATSNRRHLMPRDMIENERSTAINPGEAVEEKVSLSDRFGLWLGFHNCDQPTFLTMVRAYADHYGLEIDDETLRARAIEWAATRGARSGRVAVQLVRTLAGEMGKPA